GAAACCGCAGGGCTTGTTGGGAAGGGCAGGGTCGAAACTGAAACCATAAAGATGTATCGGAACAGGCTTGAAGAACTAAAAAAGGAAACAAAAAACCTCAGTTGCAGCAGGTGTTTTCTAGAAGCTACGAATCTTTTTGAAAAACAAGTCAAACTCATGCGTTCGCTTCAGATTTATGAAGATCGGGAAGAAGAAGGTAACAAGATAGATATTAGTGAAATCGAGCCTGAGAGACTGGTCTCTGAGATCTGCGAGCCGGTAGCAAACCGACAGCGTCTCCTTATGCTCAAGGCACTTTCCGGGGAGAGTAAAACTTTCTCTGAACTTTCCAAACTTACAGGTCTGCGCGGTGGAAATTTACTCTTCCATCTTCAGAAATTGCTTGAGACGGGAATGATTTTACAGCGAAGTGAGCGAGGGGATTATATCATTACCAGAAAAGGTTATTCCACGCTTCAAGGGCTTTTCAGAATTTATTCCGAAATCGAGAAGGAATAAAAACTGAATAGATATAAAGGAAATTAGAGAAAAATAAAAGAAGTGAAGAAATATAAAGAAAATTAAAAAGGAATTAAGAAAGGAGAATCTTATTTCTCAACAAAACCGCCCTGATCTTATTTCTCAACAAAACCTCCTTGCTCAGGTTTTGTGATTTTATAAAAATAATTTCCCAGTGTCGCGATTAGATAAAAATTATTTCCCAGTATCTCAGGATTCTCTATACGTTCTTTGCCTTTCTGAAGTTTTCCGTGCTCAGGGATCAACAATAAAAACCTTAAATCCCTGTTATCTTTAAGAAGGAAATTTAAAGTTTTGTTATGGTAGAGATTTAACTTACCCTAATTATACCAGCAGATACACCTATTAACTTACTCTAATTATACTAACTGATGTACCTGTTCTGTAAATTATAGCCAACTGACTTATACCAGTTGACAAAAAATAAGGAAATAATGGAATACATTATAACTATTTTTTAACCATCATTTCCTATTGCATTAACAGGGCAAAGTTCCAGTGCCTCTTCACAGAGTTCTCTTTCTTCATCAGTTTCAGGTTGCTTATATACATAAGCGTTGGACTCATCTTCGTTCATCCTGAAGTTCTCTGGTGCGGTATCCACACATAGATGACAGGCTATGCAGCTATAGTCACAATAATAAGGTCCTGGAACATTTTCAGCAACTTTGTCTGCTTTATCAGCTATACTCTACTCCCCCATTGCATTTATTTCTCAATAAGAGTAATTAAGAGGATTTTATATAAAATTTAACATTTGAAAACGTTTTTTAGCGCTTCAAAATCCATGATTAGCTTTAAAATTCTGTAGACCTTAACCTGTAACGAAAAAACAGACTTATATCAACAATTGTCAGAAATTCTCTGTAAATGTTATAATCTTTTCTTATGGAAAGAGACTTGTATATAAATCGGCTTTTAGTCTGCTTCATAAAAATTATCTGTTCTAATAAATATATGTAATGATGGAACGGCGCGTTAAAAGCAGCTATTTTCTTTTAAAGCTCTGATAAAGATATAATCCCGAAATGGGATAGTAAGGATTCTTCTCTGCTCCCGAATATACCCTGAAAAGTTACCTTATTTATTTAATAACTTTCTTCTTTATAAGCAATTATATAAAACCAAATAAGGGGGAACAAGTATGGGAATAAATCTTGGAAACCAGAGCCCTGGAGACATGCCTATGAAACTCAGGCTGCCCGGGCCTGAGGTTTCGGGAATTAGCCAGATTGAAGAGCTCATTGCAAAGCGTAGATCCGTACGAAATTATAAAGACAAAAAACTCTCCGAGTCTGTGATTTCTCGTCTGCTCTGGGCAGCTCAGGGCGTAAGTTCGGAGACCGGCTTAAGAACCTCGCCTTCTGCAGGCGCGCTTTACCCGCTAGAAGTTCATCTCGTTATAGGAGAAAGCGGTGAGCTTGAGCCCGGGGTTTACAGGTACGTTCCTGAAGACCATACCCTTGTTCAGGAAATCTCGGGGGATATAAGGGAGAAGCTTTCAAAAGCTGCACTCTCCCAGCCCATGATTAAGAATGCTCCTGCTTCAATTGTAATCTCTGCAGTCTATGCACGGATAACGAGCAGATACGGAAATAGAGGTATTCGTTATACCCATATGGAAGCTGGGCATGCTGCCCAGAATGTATACCTCCTTGGAATGGAACTTGGGATAGGAACCTGTGCAGTAGGGGCTTTTAAAGATGAGGAGGTAAGAAGTGTGCTTAAGTTGCCGGCAAACCAGGAGCCTCTCTATATACTGCCCCTGGGTTACATATGATGAATTCCTTTCCATTATCGGGTTCTTGAAAGGGCTGTAAGAAGGGATTTAAAAAGGGAGTTTAGAAGAGATTCAGATGTTCCTTTTAAGCTCAGGGCTAATCTCGGAGTTTTCACGTATTAGCTTGCCATCAGAGTAAATGTATATTGCAAGCTCGCTTGTTGAGAACCTGACATCCCTGATATCCTCATCAGAAATCCCTTCTATATATTTAACCAGAGCTCTCAAGCTGCTCTGGTGAGCGCAGACCAGAACTTTTTTTCCTGCCTTTACAGCAGGCAGGATTTTCTCTTTGAAATATGGCACTGCACGTTCATATACAGCTTTGAGGCTTTCTCCTTCAGGCGGGCCAGGCTCAAAGTTCCACCGCCAGGAGGCAAGCTTCTCTGCTCCATATTTCTCTTCCATTTTCTGTTTTTTCCTGCCCTGAAGCCTTCCGTAGTAACGTTCGTTTAAAGCAGGCGTTAAATAAATCGGGATAAGCTTTTTACCGAGCTTTTCAGGATACGAATACCAGTCTACTTTCCCTGTACTATCTCCATCGCCTGACCCTTCGTGGACAACAACTCCTGTCTTCTTCTGCCCGGACAGTATTATGAAAAGAGTTTCCTGTGTCCGGACGAGGTTTGAGGCAAAAGCAAGGTCCAGCTCAAACCTTCCAAGCTCTTCTGCACACTCAAGAGCTTCTTCAATCCCCTTCCTGCTGAGAGGAACATCTACCCAGCCGGCAAGCCTGTCATCAGGCTTTAAGCCGGGTTCTCCATGCCTGACAAGTATAAGAACACCCATATAATTCTACTCCATTAAAAATTAAATTCTTAGGAAAACATTTTTTATAAAAATTACATTTATATAAAAACTATGTTAGGCAGATAAGTTATTATAATCAAGTAAATAAGTTTCAATAGTTGGAAGTCAGTAAATTCTCAGGTTTTATTATCTCTTCGGTGCAGGCTTGAACTCAAGTCTGGTGTCGTAAAGAAGGTGCCAGAGATCGCCTTTTTTTTCAATTCTATCCGCATCGATTACAGCTCCCTGTCCCTCAATCTTGAACCTTATACTGCGCTTCCCGAATGTAACTTTTCCGAGCCTGCTTTCCATCCTGCTGTAATCAAGGGCATCAGCAAGCCTGACAAGGGCAGCCACTCTCAAGGTAAGCTGCTGAAGATCTTCTGGCATTTTTCCGAATTCCTTTCCTTTAAGCTTCTCAAGTTTTTCATTTCCAATCCTTTTTTTATGCAGGAAAGCCGTCCAGTAAATGACTGGCCACAGCCTTTCAGGCACTTCCGATGGCGGGTGCTGGAGCAGAATAAGTCTTCCTGCTTTATGATGATTCTCAAAATCCTTAGCCGCGCCTATATCATGAACAAGCGCCGCTATCTCTACAAGCTTTCTCATCTCAGGACGCAGTCCATGAACAGAACTAAGGATATCAAAAAGCTCAAGAGCATTCCTTGCCACATTATCGGCGTGGCTGCGTTCAATTCCATAAACATGGAAAAGATCTTCTAAACGCAGAGGCTCAGACGAAAAGGCTTTCTCCGAATAGCCAGATTTTGAAGATCCGTCAGTTACACTCAAATTTGACTCCTTTCTTATTTTTCTCTCATTAATATCATAATGTACTGACTTAAACTTATTTTCGATCCTTTCATAAGTTATTTTCACTCAAAGCTTTTCTCAAAAGACTTGCATTGCACCACTTGACCACGCCTCCATGCCGGTTTTTGATCAAACTTTTTCTAAAAAGTTTGTGGTCAAGCTATTTTTCAAAAAAGTTTGCGCTCAAGCTATTTTTTTGAAAAGGCTTGCGGGAATGATAAGTCAATTATTATATATAACGTCCAGGCTCTTAATAAGCAATGATTAAAATTAGTTTCAATCAGGGAACGCTTCTTATAGAGGGAAATGTGAGAGTTCCTAATTCAGTCTGGGATGAAAGAAGCGGAAGTTTCAGGGCTCTTGCCCTTTATTACAGAGATATAATAAATTATCTGAAAAATTCAAAAATTCCTTTTAAAGATGAAGTACTTGACCTTCTTCCCTGTCCTGATCTGGCAGCAGCATACGAAGCTTCGGGAAAGAAACTTAAGTTAAGGGATTACCAGGCTGAGGCTCTCGTGTCCTGGGGGGAAAACGATAGATGGGGAGTGATCGTCCTGCCGACAGGTAGTGGAAAAACTCTTGTTGGGATTCGAGCAATTGCAGGCTGCAATACTCCTACCCTTGTTGTTGCTCCAACGCTTGATCTGCTCGAACAGTGGAGAAGACAACTTGAAGAAGCTTTTTCTATGGAAATCGGAAAGCTTGGAGGCGGGGAGAAGAAAATTCTTCCAATAACGGTTTCCACATATGATTCTGCTTATATCTATGCCGAAACCCTTGGGAACAGGTTCGGTCTGCTTATTTTTGACGAGGTTCACCACCTGCCTGCACCTGGGTACAGAAGCATTGCCGAGTTTTCCGCAGCGCCCTACAGGCTTGGGCTGACTGCTACTTACGAACGTGAAGATGAGTTGCATTCAGAGTTGAACAGGCTTGTAGGGGGAAAAGTTTACGAAAAGCATGTTTCGGAACTTGCAGGCGGTCATCTCGCCCCTTACAGAATTAAGCGTGTAGCTGCTGTACTCACGGATGAGGAGAGGAAGAAATACGATGAATACCATTCCATCTATGTCGATTATCTCAGGAAGACCGGGATAGTAATCCGGGGACCAAGGGATTTTCAGAAGCTGGTTATGAAAAGCGGAAGAGACCCAAAAGCCAGGAGAGCCCTTCTTGCAAGAAACGCTGCAAGAGACCTTGCTTTTAATACCGATTCAAAAATTGAAAAGTTAAAAGAGATCTTGAAAGCACATACGGAAGACAGAATATTCATTTTTACGGAGCATAACCGGCTTGTTCACCGGATTTCCAGGGAATTTCTTATTCCTGCAATTACTTACAGAACATCTGCAAAAGAGAGAAATTCTATCCTCGAGAAATTCAGGAAAGGGGAGTACAGAGCTGTAGTCACCTCAAAGGTACTTGACGAGGGCATTGATGTTCCTGAGGCAAACATAGGAATTATAGCCAGCGGGACAGGGAGCAAATTAGCGTATATACAGCGCCTCGGAAGGATTCTCAGGAAAAAGGAAGGAAAAGAAGCCATACTTTATGAAATAATAACCGTAGAAACGACTGAGGCTGAAACTGCAAGGAGGAGAAAGGAAGCTATTTCAATCCGAAAAAAAGCTGAAAAATCAGGAAGGGAAAGCGGAATGAAAAAAGAAAAAAATCCTGGAGGCGGATCACCTGCTTACATCTGACCTGCTTGTAACCCGCATTTCCGGAGGGAAAATAAAGCCTGTATATGCAGCTTTTAATCCAGAAAACCTGGAACTTGCAAGGCTCCTGATAGAGACTTTTGAGCAGCATGTCGGAAAAACTTATGGCGATCTCCTTGCCGAACTTGAGGGCTATGAGGAGATGAATTATCGTTTTATAAGAGGGCTTTCCCAGCTGCTTGGAAGGCGGGCAGTGATCGAAACGGATGCAGCTATTGATCCATTTCTTGCAAGGGAAACGGTTTTTGAAGCCTGTAGAGGCATGGCACTTTCTCGTGCCGAGAGAGAAGAGGCTCTGCAAAAAGCCGCAAAAAAACTTTCAATTTCGACCGAGGAACTCGAAAAAGCACTATGGGCTGACCTTGAGGAAAATCAGGTCGTAAGAAGCTTTCTTCCCCTTTCACCCGCAGAACTTCTCCAACAGTACAATATTTCTCTGACACAGACCCTCCTTTTTCGTGCAATTGATCTTGACATCTGGACTAAAGGCGATTTTCAGAACTTGCTCTGGAGAATCCACCGCCTGGGGCTAATGTACTCCCTTGAAGATACTGAAGAGTCAAAAGGCGAAATTGATAAGGGAAAAGAAAGATCTGAAGGAGAGCCCGGTGGAAAAAAAGAGGGATTAAGAGCGGTTCACCTGCACCTTGACGGGCCAGCCTCTCTTTTTCGGGTCTCTGAACGCTATGGGAATTCCTTTGCAAAAATCTTTCCTGTCCTGCTAAAATCAAAAGGCTGGAAGCTCAGGGCTGGCATTCTTCACAAAGGTTTCCGGGGAAAGCGAATTCTGGAGTTTACTCTTGATGATTCGGAAGAAGCGTTCAAAGTTATGCCTGAGGCAGCTCCGACCCCTGGGGTTCTCCCTCCAGAAATTCAGATTAAAGAAGAAAAAGGAGAATACCAGGCTGGAACTGAAGAAATCGAAGCTGAAGAGGTAGCCTATGACAGCAAGCTTGAACAGATGTTCGGCAGCCTCAGTCTTGGAAGCTGGGAGATAATAAGGGAACCGACAATTCTTAAAGCCGGAAGACATGCTTTTGTCCCTGACTTTGCCCTGCAGCGGAATGGTATAAAGGTATATCTTGAAATTGTGGGGTTCTGGACACCGGAATACCTTGAAAACAAGGTTAAGAAACTCAGGCAAGTGAAAAAGCCTGTAATTCTCCTGATTGACAGGAAACTCAAGTGTTCTGAAAAAGATTTTCCCTCGCAGGAAGTTATTTTCTTTGATAAAAAAATCCCGGCAAACGAGGTCATGAAGATACTTCGAAGGTACGAGGAAAAAAAGCTTTCAGAAGACCGCTCGAAACTTGGGGAAATAGAACTTTCGCTTTCAGGTGAACTTATAAACCTTGAAGAAATTGCAGCCGAAAAAGGAGTACTGCCTGATGCCCTAAAAGGAGTGGTCGCAGACAGGCTTGCGTTAGGAAAATATCAGGATTACGTGCTCCTTGAAAATTACTTAATTCACAGGCAGCTATTGGAAAGAATTGATAAGGAGTTTGAAAAGCCAGGTGCAGTAGAGACATATGCCGACGCAGTAAAAGTTTTTGAGACTTTCGGGCTTGATCGCAGCCTTTACTATCCTGTGCTCGAGCAGCTCGGGTATAAGGTTATCTGGGCAGGGTTGAGTGAAGAGAGTGCGAAGGTGAAAAAAGCCGATGATTAAATAAACTGTAGAAGTTTAATTAGTTTTGAATCGGAAACAAATAGGTTTAACGGGTTAACTAAACTTTGTTTCACCTTCAAACTTCTCTAAACTTCGTTCTTCAGGTTAATTTTGATTCTTCAGGTTAATTCTTATTCTTCAGGCTAATTCTTATTCTTCAGACTAATTCTGATTTCAGCTCATTCAACATATTCCACGTTCTTTTTTACAGGCTTGAAAAGTTTCATGAACTCATGCACCTCTTGAGGAAAATCTGTGCTTATAGGAAGTCCCAGGGCTTTTGCATCAGCAGCTGAGAGAGGAGTGCTGTGGATCATTTCCCCGCTGACCAGTTTATCGACCACTTCATCGAGCCTGCTTTCACCAGAGGGACCTGGCTGGATTTTGCCTTCGAGAAGCTCTTTTGCGACGTCCCTGGTTAGCTTAAGGGCTTTTCTGGAGATGTCGCTCATAACAAGGGTAGCGTCGTCAGCTTTTTCTTTTTTTGTTTCTGCTGCATAGATCCAGGAAGCGGCGGGGAATGTCCCGCGCATGAAATCTCCTATCTGAGGATCTATAGGTCCGATAACGGCATCTTTATCCATCACGATTTCGTTTGCAGCAAGGGCTATAATTGTGCCTCCTGACATTGAATAGTGCGGGATAATAACCCTTGTGTTTTTAGGGTGCCGCCTTAGGGCACGAGCAATCTGGATGCTGGCATGGAGCTGCCCGCCAGGAGTGTGCAGGATGAGTTCAAGCGGGTAATCCTGGTATTGCCTTATCCAGCGCAGGATTTGCTCGGCATCTTCTTCATCTATGTACTGATAGACAGGCAGCCCGAAAACGGAAATTGCCTCTCGCCTGTGGATCATTGTGAGTATTTTGCAGCCGTGTTGTTTTTCCATAGCTCTCAGTTTTGACATGCGCCTCATGCGAATTTGCTTTAGCTGCGACTGTGGGTAGATTACTGCATAGAGAAACAGAAGTATAAACAGGAGAGTCATCAAATCCCAGAGACTAATTGTAGTATTCTCAAGCGTAGCCAGATTATTCCTCCATAAGCTCCCGAAGGCCACTAAAGTTACTGTAAATTGAAATTAGCCTCCGGGTTTAATTTCAATATAAATAGATGTGCAGGCTTTTAATTTTTAGTGCCCCGTCCTGAAGGAAGTAGCAGTATTAGATGGGGTTTAGCAGTATTAGATGGATTTTTGTCTGCAATTAGGAGAAGGAAAGATAGAAAAAATAAAGAAGAGTAGATAAGAAGGTAGAGAATAAAAACTTACAAAAACTTTACCTGGTTTTATTGAGAAATCAGCCTGAGTCCGACTATTCCTGAGAAGATCAGAAAAATACAGAAAACTCTGGCAAGCTCCAGGGACTCGTTAAAGAGCAGAGATCCTAAAACAGTGGTGCCAATAACTCCTATTCCGGTCCAGATTGCGTAGCTGGTTCCTATTGGCAAGGTTTTCAGGGACTGGGACAGGAAATAAAAGCTAAGAATCATGCAAACAACGGTAAAAATACTGGGATAAAGCCGTGTGAAACCGTCAGTATATTTCAGCCCGATTGCCCAGGCAGCCTCAAAAAGCCCCGCGATAAAAAGAAAAAACCATTCCATTTTTGTTTTACAACCTTTTATTTTACAATGCGTTTAAGTAACTTATAGGATCACCGTGAAGACGGCAATTAAAATGCGTTTAACGTTTTTTTCTTTTTATAACTTTGCCTGCAAGAAAGAACTCTGAAAACCTGTTAAGCATCTAAAAAATGCAATAATAAACAAGTAAAATCAGAGCTAGAAAACAGAAAAAAGTTTGAAATTAGAATTAAAAGTTAAAAAGCAGAACTGAATATCAAAATTGGAGATCAAACTAAAAACCTGAACCGAAAATCTAAATTAAAAACTGAAACTAGAAATCTAAATTAAAAACCGGAACTAAAGATCTGAACAAAAAATCGTAACTGAAAATAAGAACTAAAAATAGGAAGAAGAAAACAATAAGCCTTTAATCCATGCCGGATAATATTTCTTCAATATGGGAGCCCCGAAGTACCTGAAACGTTACTTCAAGGTGCAAAAAAATGAAATGCCTGCCCTCTTCAAGGTAACAGAAAGAGTTCCTGTCGAGTTTGACCCAGGCATGCAGCTTGAAGAACTCAGGAAAATTCATGAGAAGGAAATCGAAGAATACCGAAAACTCAGGGAAAATCTTGAAATCGAAGCCGCAGAAGCTCTTGCTTATAAGGATGCGGCTGAGAGGTTAACGTTTTTTACCGAAAGCTTCCTGGAAATGCCGAAAGCCAGCCCCTCCCTCCTCGACCTTAAAGTTGAAATCGTGGACAGGATGCTGGAGAAATGCCACTGCTGCGGATGGCGCTGTGAGGTTAACAGGAAAACAGGTGAAAAAGGTTTCTGCAGGCTGACAGATCTCTCAAATTATGCCTCCGAGTTCCTGCATATGGGAGAAGAGCCAGAACTTGTGCCCTCTCATACAATATTTTTTACGGGCTGTACCTTCGCCTGCGTATACTGCCAGAACTGGGATATTTCAACCTGCCCTGATTCCGGAACCCGCGTCGAACCCAGGAAACTTGCAAAGTTAATAGACCTGCGGAGAATGCATGGAGCAAGGAATGTAAATTTCGTAACTCCTACCCCGCACACACATACTGTACTGAAAACTATCCGTGAAGTCTCTGTAAACACGCCTGTAATCTGGAACTCAAATATGTACCATTCCCGGGAAATTGCAGAAATGCTCGAAGGGGTTGTGGATGTCTACCTGGGGGATTTCAAGTATGGAAACAATGAATGTGCCCGGAGATACTCAAAGATAAAAAATTATCTTGAAGTCGTACAGCCCAATTTCGAATTTGCCTACAAGACCGCAGAAGTCCTCCTTCGCCACCTGGTTCTCCCCGGTCACCTGGAGTGCTGTACAAAGCCCATTGCAGAATGGGTTGAAAAGAATATCCCGCAAATCAGGTTCAACCTTATGTTTCAATACAGGCCGTGTTACCGGGCTATGGAGTATCCGGATCTAGGACGCCACCTGACCCCGGAAGAAGAAGCCAGGGCAATCGATATTGTAAGAGAAGCAGGAATTGAGGATTTGCTTATTTAACATCGAATGCAAGCTGATTGAATTAATAGCGTTGTAAATAGATTAGATCGCTGTAGAAGAAAAGAAGTAAATTTATTTCGATATTAACTCTTTCGATATAATACTCCACAATGTATAAAATTAGCTATATATAACTAGACACACAAATAGCTGTCTATGGGGAGGGGCAGTGGAACATTTAAATTCGTATTGATAGTTCTTACTTTTTGCCTGCTGATCCAGGGGTGTTATGGGCAAAGCGATGGAAGTACAACAGATTCAGACAATTCGCAAAATACACAGGAACCAATTATAATAGAGAGATATGAGTGGATTCTTTTATTACCGATTATTTATGGGAATCTTCTCTTTTTAAGCTGGGTATCGAGGTTTTTTGACAAAATGAACCTTTGTTTTGTTATTTTTATACTTATAGCACTTCTAGTGTTGATTGTTCTCATTATTTTCTGTCCCCAAGTTGTCTTTCTAGGAACAAATAATTCCTCCGCTATTTTGTCCTGTTCTGAGACGTTCCTGCCGGGAGCAAATAATTCCTCTGCTATTTTGTCCTGTATTGAGAGATTCCCATCAGGAGCAGATAGTTCCTGTATCTTTTTTTACTTCTACTTGCTGATTTTTATCATAGTTTCTTTAATTATTATTGCTGTGTTATATAGTGCCTTCTTTAAAAGAGATAAAGAAGGATACAGCCTGATATTAGACAAAGATAAAGTGAAAATATTAGAAGACTACGCGATAGTAAATATAGAAGGCTTAGAAATTGACGAAAAGAAAGTGAAAAACGATGAATGGAAAAAAGGTGATGATGAAGAAAATACATATAAAGATAGAGTAAAAGTCCACAAAGATAAAGTCAGAATAAATAAAAGTCGCATATTGATAGACGAGAATGAGTTAATAGTCAACCTTCACGATATAGTAAGGAATTTTCTTATAATTTTTATGGGGCTCATGTGGCCTACAATACTTCTTTACTTCCACATCAGGCGGATAGACTATGTTACATTTTATGGGATAGAGAGTCTGGCGTTTCCAGTTTACATAATAGTTGCATCCTCTATTGGCGTACTCTCATACCTTTATTTAAGTATTGAAGATACTTTTTGCCAGCTCATTCCGGAATACAAAAAAATAAGCATTGCCTGGTCATATCTTAGAAGAATTGCTATTGCACCTTTTATAGCACTAATAGGTTTTTATATCCTTAAATACATGCGAAACACGGAAGAAATAACTACCTTAGATGCTTATTCTGTATTCATATTTTCTTTTTTTGCAGGAGTGTTTACTAAAACTATAGAAGAATGGGTTTATGAGTGGGTTCAAAAACTTCTTCCAGGGGATAAGAAGAGTGAGTTTGAAGCCAGGACAGAGTACCAGATCAAAGAATCTGAACTTGTCAAAAAGTTGAGATTAGATGAAGATCTAGCGTATGCACTATACAATGTAAAAGTAAGATCCATAGAAGAACTTGCAGCCTCTGATGCTAAGAACCTGAAAAATAGATTGAATTATGATACCCGAAATCTGGGAGAACATATGGGACTCATACTTACGGAGCAACA
The Methanosarcina thermophila TM-1 genome window above contains:
- a CDS encoding SDH family Clp fold serine proteinase, producing the protein MAFGSLWRNNLATLENTTISLWDLMTLLFILLFLYAVIYPQSQLKQIRMRRMSKLRAMEKQHGCKILTMIHRREAISVFGLPVYQYIDEEDAEQILRWIRQYQDYPLELILHTPGGQLHASIQIARALRRHPKNTRVIIPHYSMSGGTIIALAANEIVMDKDAVIGPIDPQIGDFMRGTFPAASWIYAAETKKEKADDATLVMSDISRKALKLTRDVAKELLEGKIQPGPSGESRLDEVVDKLVSGEMIHSTPLSAADAKALGLPISTDFPQEVHEFMKLFKPVKKNVEYVE
- a CDS encoding histidine phosphatase family protein, translated to MGVLILVRHGEPGLKPDDRLAGWVDVPLSRKGIEEALECAEELGRFELDLAFASNLVRTQETLFIILSGQKKTGVVVHEGSGDGDSTGKVDWYSYPEKLGKKLIPIYLTPALNERYYGRLQGRKKQKMEEKYGAEKLASWRWNFEPGPPEGESLKAVYERAVPYFKEKILPAVKAGKKVLVCAHQSSLRALVKYIEGISDEDIRDVRFSTSELAIYIYSDGKLIRENSEISPELKRNI
- a CDS encoding winged helix-turn-helix domain-containing protein, which encodes METANENSEINYRNELHFIKEEVASLRNDISRFLQRANQQHIEGIIGEMRKDFMRPMVDYLCEDASERMRTRMTADCEMRDFCETAFLELLQETAGLVGKGRVETETIKMYRNRLEELKKETKNLSCSRCFLEATNLFEKQVKLMRSLQIYEDREEEGNKIDISEIEPERLVSEICEPVANRQRLLMLKALSGESKTFSELSKLTGLRGGNLLFHLQKLLETGMILQRSERGDYIITRKGYSTLQGLFRIYSEIEKE
- a CDS encoding DEAD/DEAH box helicase; translation: MIKISFNQGTLLIEGNVRVPNSVWDERSGSFRALALYYRDIINYLKNSKIPFKDEVLDLLPCPDLAAAYEASGKKLKLRDYQAEALVSWGENDRWGVIVLPTGSGKTLVGIRAIAGCNTPTLVVAPTLDLLEQWRRQLEEAFSMEIGKLGGGEKKILPITVSTYDSAYIYAETLGNRFGLLIFDEVHHLPAPGYRSIAEFSAAPYRLGLTATYEREDELHSELNRLVGGKVYEKHVSELAGGHLAPYRIKRVAAVLTDEERKKYDEYHSIYVDYLRKTGIVIRGPRDFQKLVMKSGRDPKARRALLARNAARDLAFNTDSKIEKLKEILKAHTEDRIFIFTEHNRLVHRISREFLIPAITYRTSAKERNSILEKFRKGEYRAVVTSKVLDEGIDVPEANIGIIASGTGSKLAYIQRLGRILRKKEGKEAILYEIITVETTEAETARRRKEAISIRKKAEKSGRESGMKKEKNPGGGSPAYI
- a CDS encoding ferredoxin, with protein sequence MADKADKVAENVPGPYYCDYSCIACHLCVDTAPENFRMNEDESNAYVYKQPETDEERELCEEALELCPVNAIGNDG
- a CDS encoding DUF790 family protein — its product is MLTSDLLVTRISGGKIKPVYAAFNPENLELARLLIETFEQHVGKTYGDLLAELEGYEEMNYRFIRGLSQLLGRRAVIETDAAIDPFLARETVFEACRGMALSRAEREEALQKAAKKLSISTEELEKALWADLEENQVVRSFLPLSPAELLQQYNISLTQTLLFRAIDLDIWTKGDFQNLLWRIHRLGLMYSLEDTEESKGEIDKGKERSEGEPGGKKEGLRAVHLHLDGPASLFRVSERYGNSFAKIFPVLLKSKGWKLRAGILHKGFRGKRILEFTLDDSEEAFKVMPEAAPTPGVLPPEIQIKEEKGEYQAGTEEIEAEEVAYDSKLEQMFGSLSLGSWEIIREPTILKAGRHAFVPDFALQRNGIKVYLEIVGFWTPEYLENKVKKLRQVKKPVILLIDRKLKCSEKDFPSQEVIFFDKKIPANEVMKILRRYEEKKLSEDRSKLGEIELSLSGELINLEEIAAEKGVLPDALKGVVADRLALGKYQDYVLLENYLIHRQLLERIDKEFEKPGAVETYADAVKVFETFGLDRSLYYPVLEQLGYKVIWAGLSEESAKVKKADD
- a CDS encoding SagB/ThcOx family dehydrogenase, coding for MGINLGNQSPGDMPMKLRLPGPEVSGISQIEELIAKRRSVRNYKDKKLSESVISRLLWAAQGVSSETGLRTSPSAGALYPLEVHLVIGESGELEPGVYRYVPEDHTLVQEISGDIREKLSKAALSQPMIKNAPASIVISAVYARITSRYGNRGIRYTHMEAGHAAQNVYLLGMELGIGTCAVGAFKDEEVRSVLKLPANQEPLYILPLGYI
- a CDS encoding radical SAM protein is translated as MGAPKYLKRYFKVQKNEMPALFKVTERVPVEFDPGMQLEELRKIHEKEIEEYRKLRENLEIEAAEALAYKDAAERLTFFTESFLEMPKASPSLLDLKVEIVDRMLEKCHCCGWRCEVNRKTGEKGFCRLTDLSNYASEFLHMGEEPELVPSHTIFFTGCTFACVYCQNWDISTCPDSGTRVEPRKLAKLIDLRRMHGARNVNFVTPTPHTHTVLKTIREVSVNTPVIWNSNMYHSREIAEMLEGVVDVYLGDFKYGNNECARRYSKIKNYLEVVQPNFEFAYKTAEVLLRHLVLPGHLECCTKPIAEWVEKNIPQIRFNLMFQYRPCYRAMEYPDLGRHLTPEEEARAIDIVREAGIEDLLI
- the sugE gene encoding quaternary ammonium compound efflux SMR transporter SugE yields the protein MEWFFLFIAGLFEAAWAIGLKYTDGFTRLYPSIFTVVCMILSFYFLSQSLKTLPIGTSYAIWTGIGVIGTTVLGSLLFNESLELARVFCIFLIFSGIVGLRLISQ
- a CDS encoding HD domain-containing protein, producing the protein MSVTDGSSKSGYSEKAFSSEPLRLEDLFHVYGIERSHADNVARNALELFDILSSVHGLRPEMRKLVEIAALVHDIGAAKDFENHHKAGRLILLQHPPSEVPERLWPVIYWTAFLHKKRIGNEKLEKLKGKEFGKMPEDLQQLTLRVAALVRLADALDYSRMESRLGKVTFGKRSIRFKIEGQGAVIDADRIEKKGDLWHLLYDTRLEFKPAPKR